The Coraliomargarita sinensis genomic sequence GATGTCGGTGGCCACACGCGTGCGCACCTTGGGATCGGCATCGTCCATGAAGGCGCCGCCGTATTTAACCACAAAGATCGCATCCCGAAAGCGTTGCACATAGGGCAGCGCCTCAAGGAGGACGGCGGACTTGGTGGTGACGTCGAGCTGGGAAATATCGGTCATTAGAAATACGTGATACGTGTTACGTGATGCGGGTTACGGGATCTACTATTCAGACTTGTTGAAATCGACGTAGGCCTCGCTGAGGTCGGAGGTGAGGAGGCGGTAGTCCGCGTCACCCTGATTCAAGTTGACGGTGATGCGGAAGCGTTTCTTGAAAACGACTTCCTTCCACTGCGCTTTGTTTTCGTCCTGCGGGATGCCTTTAATCAGGGCGGGGATCTCGTCGTAGTGGATGTCCAGTAGTTCTTCCTTGAGGCCGACGCGGGCATAGCCGGCGGCATCGGCGACCCGGCCCCAGTTCGGGTCGGAGCCATACCAGGAGGCTTTAACCAGGAGTGAGTTGCCGACGGCCCGGGCGACTTTCTCGGCATCACTGACCTTAGGACAGCCTTCGACGACCAGTTCCACCAGCTTGGTGACTTTTTCGCCGTCGCCAACAATGAGTTCCGCCAGCTGATCGCAGACTTTGAAGACGGCTTCCTTGAAGGCGAAGAGGAGATCGGCAGGGCCATCCCAGGGATCGACGCCGGACTTGCCGCTGGCCAACAGGAGCACGGTATCGTTGGTGCTCATATCGCCGTCGATGGAAATCCGGTTGAAGGTCTTGTTCACGGCGGCGGTGAGGACATTCTTCAGCTGATCGCCGTTCGTGACGACATCGGTGGTGAGGAAGGCGAGCATGGTGGCCATGTTGGGCTCGATCATGCCGGCGCCCTTGGCCATGCCGGCGACGGTGACAGTTTTGCCCTCGTAAGTAAATTGAGCCGTGGCGACTTTTCGCCGCGTGTCGGAGGTCAGGATGGCATCGGCGGCATTGAGGGAAGACTGGGCATCGTCTGCCAGTTGCTGGGCGGCGTGTTCAATGCCTTCTTCGATCTGTTGCATGGGCAGCTTGCGCCCAATCCGCCCGGTCGAGCAGATGAGGAAGGGTTGGCCCAGGCCCGAGCTCAGTTGTGCAATGGCGCCCATTTGTTTCGCGTCGGCCATGCCTTTTTCACCCGTGGCGGCATTGGCGTTCCCGCTGTTGACGACGAAGCCGGCCACCTTGTTGCTGCTCCGGGAAAGGATTTCCTTGCAGAGCCGAACCGGTGCGGCGCAAAGATCGTTTAAAGTAAAGACTCCTGCCGCCGGGCAGGGCTTTTCCGCCACGAGCATGGCGAGATCAAGCCGCTCCTTGTTTTTCAGTTCCCGCACGTCGCAGGCAACACCTGCGGTTTTGAAGCCCGGACAGTCGCCGATACCGTTCGAGTTTTCGAGAAGAGTGACTGGGATCGGGCTGCTCATTTTTTGAAGAAGTCAGGAATTAGATGTTGGGAGTTAGAGCAGGCCGGCGGTTTCCTCGAAACCGAACTTCAGATTCATGATCTGTACAGCCTGGCCGCTGGCACCTTTGACGAGGTTGTCGATAACGGAGCTGATGACGAAATTATCCGTCCGCGGGTCATAAACGGCGGCGATGTCGGCCCGGTTGGTGCCTTTGACGTTCTTGGTGTCCGGGAAGGTGCCACTTGGAAGTACGGCGACGAAGGGTTTGTCCGCGTAGGCTTTGTCCCAGGTGGCGTAAAGTTGTTCGATCCCGGTCTTGGCCTTGGCCACGATGGTGGTGACGATTCCCCGGCTCATGGGAGCGAGGTGCGGGCTGAACTGGACGATACAGTCGGCAAAGGCGGCCTTTTCCAGCTGCTCCTCGATTTCGGGGACGTGCCGGTGTGTGGGAAGTGCGTAGGCCTTCATGCTTTCGTTCCGTTCGCAGAAGATGAAATCCTCGGCGACTTTCCGACCGGCACCACTGACAGCGCTACAGCTATTGATAACGATCCCTTTCGGGCTGACGAGCCCGGCTTTGAGGAGCGGGGCCAGAGCGATTTGGATGCTGGTCGGATAGCAACCCGGACAGGCAATCAGGGAGGTCGATTTCCACTTCTCATCCGCCAGCTCCGGTACCACGTACTGCGCGGCTTCGAGGAGATGCGGCGCCGGGTGGGGCTGGCCGTAGTATTCCTCGTAAATGCGGGTGGAGCCGAGCCGGAAGTCCGCACTCAGGTCGATGACAGTTTTGCCCGCCTGATACAGCGGATCGGCAAACTCGGAGGCCACGCCGTGGGGGAGGGCGAGAAAGAACACATCGATCTCACTGCTGGCCGCCAATTCAGCCGGGTCGGAAGCGGTGAATTCAAGCTCACCCACCTTGTGGCG encodes the following:
- the argC gene encoding N-acetyl-gamma-glutamyl-phosphate reductase — encoded protein: MKTAIIGASGYSGEELVRILSTHPDVTLAAVTSRSLAGQKVADVMPALRHKVGELEFTASDPAELAASSEIDVFFLALPHGVASEFADPLYQAGKTVIDLSADFRLGSTRIYEEYYGQPHPAPHLLEAAQYVVPELADEKWKSTSLIACPGCYPTSIQIALAPLLKAGLVSPKGIVINSCSAVSGAGRKVAEDFIFCERNESMKAYALPTHRHVPEIEEQLEKAAFADCIVQFSPHLAPMSRGIVTTIVAKAKTGIEQLYATWDKAYADKPFVAVLPSGTFPDTKNVKGTNRADIAAVYDPRTDNFVISSVIDNLVKGASGQAVQIMNLKFGFEETAGLL
- the argJ gene encoding bifunctional glutamate N-acetyltransferase/amino-acid acetyltransferase ArgJ produces the protein MSSPIPVTLLENSNGIGDCPGFKTAGVACDVRELKNKERLDLAMLVAEKPCPAAGVFTLNDLCAAPVRLCKEILSRSSNKVAGFVVNSGNANAATGEKGMADAKQMGAIAQLSSGLGQPFLICSTGRIGRKLPMQQIEEGIEHAAQQLADDAQSSLNAADAILTSDTRRKVATAQFTYEGKTVTVAGMAKGAGMIEPNMATMLAFLTTDVVTNGDQLKNVLTAAVNKTFNRISIDGDMSTNDTVLLLASGKSGVDPWDGPADLLFAFKEAVFKVCDQLAELIVGDGEKVTKLVELVVEGCPKVSDAEKVARAVGNSLLVKASWYGSDPNWGRVADAAGYARVGLKEELLDIHYDEIPALIKGIPQDENKAQWKEVVFKKRFRITVNLNQGDADYRLLTSDLSEAYVDFNKSE